Proteins encoded by one window of Collimonas fungivorans:
- a CDS encoding ABC transporter substrate-binding protein: protein MQTINRIRTIRNAVLIALATVGTAQAGTLTIESWRVDDKTLWETVLIPAFQKKNPGIEVKFAPTAPTEYDSSLTARLAGGTAGDLIACRPFDVSLSLYKKGNLEKLDGKPGMEHFPASAKTAWQTDDGKDTFCMPVASVMHGFLYNQKIFKELNLQPPKTEAEFFKVLDTIKSNGKYTPLALGTADQWESSQVIFTGVGPNYWKGEEGRKALIAGKEKFTDPNFVNAFEYEAKLGKYLSKGASSQTYGDSQNLFALGKAAIYPTGSWDIAYFNTNAKFEMGAFPPPVPKAGDKCYISDHNDIGMGVNKKSKNKEDAYKFLTWLGSQEFADIYTNKVTGFFSLSDHLISVKDPVAKQMIDWRKSCSSTIRLNAQILNRGEPSMENQLWNVNAQVLNGKLAPKEAAAQIQTGFAKWYKPQQ, encoded by the coding sequence ATGCAAACCATCAACCGAATTCGTACCATCCGCAACGCCGTGCTGATCGCCCTGGCGACGGTCGGCACAGCGCAAGCCGGCACCCTGACTATCGAAAGCTGGCGCGTCGACGACAAGACCCTGTGGGAAACCGTGCTGATCCCGGCTTTCCAGAAAAAGAATCCAGGCATCGAAGTCAAGTTCGCGCCTACCGCTCCTACCGAATATGACTCCAGCCTGACCGCGCGCCTGGCCGGCGGCACTGCGGGCGACCTGATCGCCTGCCGTCCTTTCGACGTTTCGCTGTCTCTGTACAAGAAGGGCAACCTGGAAAAACTGGACGGCAAACCAGGCATGGAACACTTCCCTGCTTCCGCCAAGACCGCATGGCAGACCGATGACGGCAAGGACACTTTCTGCATGCCGGTGGCGTCGGTGATGCACGGTTTCCTGTACAACCAGAAAATCTTCAAAGAACTGAACCTGCAACCGCCAAAAACCGAAGCGGAATTCTTCAAGGTGCTCGACACCATCAAGAGCAACGGCAAATACACGCCGCTGGCGCTGGGCACCGCGGACCAGTGGGAATCCAGCCAGGTGATCTTCACCGGCGTCGGCCCCAACTACTGGAAGGGTGAAGAAGGCCGCAAGGCGCTGATCGCCGGCAAGGAAAAATTCACCGATCCTAATTTCGTCAACGCCTTTGAATACGAAGCGAAGCTGGGCAAATACCTGTCCAAGGGCGCCAGCTCGCAGACCTACGGCGACAGCCAGAACCTGTTTGCACTCGGCAAGGCCGCGATCTATCCGACCGGCTCCTGGGATATCGCCTACTTCAACACCAACGCCAAGTTCGAAATGGGCGCCTTCCCGCCGCCGGTGCCTAAAGCCGGCGACAAATGCTATATCTCGGATCACAACGATATCGGCATGGGCGTCAACAAGAAATCCAAGAACAAGGAAGATGCCTACAAGTTCCTGACCTGGCTCGGCTCGCAGGAATTTGCCGACATCTACACCAATAAAGTCACCGGCTTCTTCTCGCTGTCGGACCACCTGATTTCGGTCAAGGATCCGGTCGCCAAGCAGATGATCGACTGGCGCAAATCCTGCTCGTCGACCATCCGCCTCAACGCGCAGATCCTCAACCGCGGCGAGCCGAGCATGGAAAACCAGCTGTGGAACGTGAATGCCCAGGTGCTCAACGGCAAGCTGGCGCCTAAGGAAGCTGCGGCCCAGATCCAGACCGGCTTTGCAAAATGGTATAAACCGCAACAATAA
- a CDS encoding carbohydrate ABC transporter permease — protein sequence MNLQNKKFPWHIVVFLAPAVVIYSMFSALPLLDTLRLGFYTSNDAGVHSFVGLANYHTILFDSDWSKAFWNAMLNNVKFFAIHMLLQNPIGLLLATLFSLKGLRGARTYRTLIFLPTLLSVVIIGFIWQLILSPLWGVGEGLMTHVGLGDYFAPWLGQESTALLTLGLVSVWQYVGIPMMLIYAALLAVPEEVLEAAYAEGASSFRIFWQIKLPLILPTLGLVTILTFVANFNAFDLIYSVKGALAGPNYTTDILGTFFYRTFFGYQAQIGSPTMGAAVATLMFLVILLGVASYFYFVQRKLTRYEL from the coding sequence ATGAATCTTCAAAACAAGAAATTCCCTTGGCACATCGTGGTCTTCCTGGCGCCAGCGGTCGTCATCTATTCCATGTTCAGCGCGCTGCCTTTACTGGATACCCTGCGCCTGGGCTTTTATACCAGCAACGACGCCGGCGTCCACAGCTTCGTCGGCCTCGCCAACTACCATACCATCCTGTTCGATTCCGACTGGTCCAAGGCGTTCTGGAACGCCATGCTGAACAACGTCAAATTCTTCGCGATCCACATGCTGCTGCAGAATCCGATCGGCCTGCTGCTGGCCACCCTGTTCAGCCTCAAGGGCCTGCGCGGCGCCCGCACCTACCGCACCCTGATTTTCCTGCCGACCCTGCTATCGGTAGTGATCATCGGCTTCATCTGGCAGCTGATCCTGTCGCCGCTGTGGGGCGTCGGCGAAGGCTTGATGACGCATGTCGGCCTGGGTGACTATTTTGCACCGTGGCTGGGACAGGAAAGCACCGCCTTGCTGACGCTCGGCCTGGTCTCGGTCTGGCAATACGTCGGCATCCCGATGATGCTGATCTACGCCGCCCTGCTCGCCGTGCCGGAAGAAGTACTGGAGGCGGCATATGCCGAAGGCGCCAGTTCGTTCCGCATCTTCTGGCAGATCAAGCTGCCGCTGATCCTGCCGACGCTGGGCCTGGTGACCATCCTCACCTTCGTCGCCAACTTCAATGCCTTCGACCTGATTTATTCGGTCAAGGGCGCGCTGGCCGGTCCTAACTACACCACCGACATCCTGGGCACCTTCTTCTACCGCACCTTCTTCGGCTACCAGGCGCAGATCGGCAGCCCGACCATGGGCGCGGCGGTAGCCACCCTGATGTTCCTGGTGATCCTGCTCGGCGTCGCCAGCTATTTCTACTTCGTGCAGCGCAAGCTGACACGCTACGAACTGTAA
- a CDS encoding carbohydrate ABC transporter permease, whose product MTSISSLSSAAATSAPVVRQSRFANLGRIWVHVVLCAYAVIALFPIALIMINSIKSRDAIFDNPLAFPTPETFSLIGFEKVLHNTNFMLYFGNSLVVTLGSLVLIVLFGAMAGWALSEYKFRGNRLMALYLALGIMIPIRLGTVSILQLVVSLDLINTRTALILVYTAQGLPLAVMILSEFIRQIPKELKDAARCDGVGEFKIFFQIILPLIRPAIATVAVFTMIPAWNDLWFPLILAPSDETKTVTLGVQQFIGQYVTDWNSVLAALSLAVIPILVMYVIFSRQLIRGLTSGAVK is encoded by the coding sequence ATGACATCGATTTCCTCGCTCTCTTCAGCCGCCGCCACCTCAGCGCCGGTGGTGCGCCAAAGCCGTTTCGCCAATCTGGGCCGCATCTGGGTCCATGTGGTGCTGTGCGCCTACGCCGTGATCGCACTGTTTCCGATTGCGCTGATCATGATCAATTCGATCAAGTCGCGCGACGCCATCTTCGACAACCCGCTGGCGTTCCCGACGCCGGAGACGTTTTCCCTGATCGGCTTTGAAAAGGTGCTGCACAACACCAACTTCATGCTGTATTTCGGCAACAGCCTGGTGGTCACGCTCGGCTCGCTGGTCCTCATCGTGCTGTTCGGCGCCATGGCCGGCTGGGCGCTGTCGGAATACAAGTTCCGCGGCAACCGCCTGATGGCGCTGTACCTGGCGCTGGGCATCATGATCCCGATCCGGCTCGGCACCGTCTCCATCCTGCAGCTGGTGGTCAGCCTCGACCTGATCAATACCCGCACCGCGCTGATCCTGGTGTACACCGCGCAGGGCCTGCCGCTGGCGGTGATGATCCTGTCCGAATTCATCCGCCAGATTCCCAAGGAACTGAAAGACGCGGCGCGCTGCGACGGCGTCGGCGAATTCAAGATCTTCTTCCAGATCATCCTGCCGCTGATCCGCCCGGCGATCGCCACGGTAGCGGTGTTCACCATGATCCCGGCCTGGAACGACCTGTGGTTCCCGCTGATCCTGGCGCCCTCGGATGAGACCAAGACCGTCACCCTCGGCGTGCAGCAGTTCATCGGCCAGTACGTGACTGACTGGAATTCGGTATTGGCGGCGTTGTCGCTGGCCGTGATCCCGATCCTGGTCATGTACGTCATCTTCTCCCGGCAATTGATCCGCGGCCTGACTTCCGGCGCCGTCAAGTAA
- a CDS encoding ABC transporter ATP-binding protein, with product MANVSVKQITKSYDGKQNVLADLNLEIKDGEFVVLVGPSGCGKSTLLRMLCGLESITSGELSIGDQVVNHLPPAERGIAMVFQSYALYPHMSVYKNMAFGLKIAGADKAAIDQRIRHAAGILKIDHLLDRLPRELSGGQRQRVAIGRAIVRKPKLFLFDEPLSNLDAALRVQTRLEIAKLHKQLEATIVYVTHDQVEAMTLGDKIVVMNDGYIQQAGSPLELYQRPQNLFVATFIGSPKMNLFNGTIAAVEADHLRIKLSSGQEIRADVAAGTAKAGDAVTVGLRPEHILENAHSGEVFSGKVSIVEHLGEANFIYVTLQDGQDLLVRGDGNNPVHIGDTVTLSAPSSAFHVFNAQDLALARLKPGNMISSKQ from the coding sequence ATGGCAAACGTAAGCGTTAAACAAATCACCAAATCGTATGACGGCAAGCAGAACGTGCTGGCCGACCTCAACCTGGAAATCAAGGATGGCGAATTCGTGGTCCTGGTCGGCCCTTCCGGCTGCGGCAAATCCACCCTGCTGCGCATGCTGTGCGGGCTGGAATCGATCACCAGCGGCGAGCTTTCCATCGGCGACCAGGTAGTCAACCACCTGCCGCCGGCCGAACGCGGCATCGCCATGGTGTTCCAGAGCTATGCCCTGTATCCGCACATGAGCGTGTACAAGAACATGGCGTTCGGCCTGAAGATCGCCGGCGCCGACAAGGCCGCCATCGACCAGCGCATCCGCCACGCCGCCGGTATCCTCAAGATCGACCACCTGCTGGACCGCCTGCCGCGCGAACTGTCCGGCGGCCAGCGCCAGCGTGTGGCGATCGGCCGCGCCATCGTGCGCAAGCCGAAGCTGTTCCTGTTCGACGAGCCGCTGTCCAACCTGGATGCCGCGCTGCGGGTCCAGACCCGGCTCGAAATCGCCAAGCTGCACAAGCAGCTGGAAGCCACCATCGTCTACGTCACCCATGACCAGGTCGAAGCCATGACCCTGGGCGACAAGATCGTGGTGATGAACGACGGTTATATCCAGCAGGCGGGTTCGCCGCTGGAGCTGTACCAGCGTCCGCAGAACCTGTTTGTCGCGACCTTCATCGGCTCGCCGAAGATGAACCTGTTCAACGGCACGATCGCGGCGGTCGAAGCCGACCACCTGAGGATCAAGCTCAGCAGCGGCCAGGAAATCCGCGCCGACGTCGCCGCCGGTACGGCCAAGGCGGGCGATGCCGTCACGGTTGGACTGCGCCCTGAACATATCCTGGAAAACGCGCATAGTGGTGAAGTATTCAGCGGCAAGGTCAGCATCGTTGAACACCTGGGCGAAGCCAATTTCATCTATGTGACGCTGCAGGACGGCCAGGACCTACTGGTGCGCGGCGACGGCAACAATCCGGTGCATATCGGCGATACCGTCACGCTGTCGGCGCCAAGCAGCGCTTTCCACGTGTTCAATGCCCAAGACCTGGCGTTGGCAAGGTTGAAACCTGGAAACATGATTTCGTCCAAACAATAA
- a CDS encoding BadF/BadG/BcrA/BcrD ATPase family protein: MGGAIQRPEPGFGALATGTDAFTTLLGAHLGQAGVVVAIGTGSVGEVLLADGSRREVGGWGFQTGDEASGGWIGLRAANHVERALDGRVVPGSLARAIVRFCGGDDAGADFSSSQNRERVIAWVNSANQSIFAQLAPLVVAHAAQDEAAFTILHKAGQEIAQIANALDPSQQLPIALCGGLAAPLQAYLPEPLKSRAITPRADAATGALLLLRQQLATESVGETI, translated from the coding sequence ATGGGCGGCGCAATTCAGCGCCCAGAACCCGGCTTCGGCGCCCTCGCCACCGGCACCGATGCTTTCACCACCTTGCTCGGCGCGCACCTGGGGCAAGCTGGCGTTGTAGTGGCCATCGGCACCGGCAGCGTCGGCGAAGTCTTGCTGGCGGACGGCAGCCGCCGCGAAGTCGGCGGCTGGGGTTTCCAGACCGGCGACGAAGCCAGCGGCGGCTGGATCGGCCTGCGCGCCGCCAACCATGTCGAGCGGGCGCTGGACGGCCGGGTTGTCCCGGGTTCGCTGGCGCGCGCCATCGTGCGCTTTTGCGGCGGCGACGACGCCGGTGCCGATTTCAGCAGCAGCCAGAACCGCGAGCGCGTGATTGCCTGGGTCAACAGCGCCAACCAAAGCATCTTTGCGCAGCTGGCGCCGCTGGTGGTGGCCCATGCCGCACAGGATGAGGCGGCGTTCACCATCTTGCACAAGGCGGGCCAGGAAATCGCCCAGATCGCCAACGCGCTCGATCCGTCCCAGCAATTGCCGATCGCCCTGTGCGGCGGCCTGGCCGCGCCGTTGCAAGCCTATCTGCCGGAACCGTTGAAATCGCGCGCGATCACGCCGCGCGCCGACGCCGCAACCGGCGCGCTGCTGCTGCTGCGCCAGCAGCTGGCAACAGAGTCAGTGGGAGAAACGATATGA
- the nagA gene encoding N-acetylglucosamine-6-phosphate deacetylase, translated as MNDNTIQLQGNILTSDGWVAGSIGFSDMITEIKGEAQQQTPASGDYILPGFIDLHVHGGGGKDIMEAGDAVHVVSRLHAQHGTTSMLATTMTAPAEELEAALGAIGRACRGRRPGSARVLGAHLEGPYINPGKLGAQPDFAIAASLEQIDWLRSFAPLKLITIAPEINGHMTLVKTLSQLGMRVQIGHTLGTYEDGVAALKNGAAGFTHLFNAMSSFHHRQPGMAGAALAHAEYAELIPDLLHVHPGAIKTALRAIPRLYCVTDSTAASGMPDGEYMLGRQVVHKCLGGVRLGDGTLAGSTLTMDQALRNLVSLGLDLAEASLRVSTYPADYLGMQERGRLKEGCFADILVLDRQLKLKAVYVEGERIDLVDA; from the coding sequence ATGAACGACAATACAATACAACTGCAGGGCAACATCCTGACCAGCGACGGCTGGGTCGCCGGCAGCATCGGTTTCAGCGACATGATCACCGAAATCAAAGGTGAAGCTCAGCAACAGACGCCAGCCAGCGGCGATTACATTTTGCCAGGTTTTATCGACCTGCACGTGCACGGCGGCGGCGGCAAGGACATCATGGAAGCCGGCGACGCCGTGCACGTGGTGTCGCGCCTGCACGCCCAGCATGGCACCACCAGCATGCTGGCCACTACCATGACCGCGCCGGCGGAAGAACTGGAAGCCGCGCTGGGCGCAATCGGCCGCGCCTGCCGCGGCCGCCGTCCAGGCAGCGCCAGGGTGCTGGGCGCGCATCTGGAAGGGCCTTACATCAATCCCGGGAAACTCGGCGCGCAGCCGGATTTCGCGATTGCCGCAAGCCTGGAACAGATCGACTGGTTGCGCAGCTTTGCACCGTTGAAACTGATCACCATCGCGCCCGAAATCAACGGTCACATGACGCTGGTGAAAACCCTGTCCCAGCTCGGCATGCGGGTGCAGATCGGCCATACCCTGGGCACTTATGAAGACGGCGTTGCGGCCCTGAAAAACGGCGCCGCCGGGTTTACCCACCTGTTCAACGCCATGAGCTCCTTCCATCACCGCCAGCCCGGTATGGCCGGCGCCGCCCTGGCCCATGCCGAATATGCTGAGCTGATCCCGGACCTGCTGCATGTCCATCCAGGCGCCATCAAGACCGCGCTGCGGGCGATTCCGCGCCTGTACTGCGTCACCGACTCCACCGCCGCCTCCGGCATGCCGGACGGCGAATACATGCTGGGCCGCCAGGTAGTCCATAAATGCCTGGGCGGCGTACGCCTGGGCGACGGCACCCTGGCCGGCAGCACCCTGACCATGGACCAGGCCTTGCGCAACCTGGTTTCGCTCGGCCTCGACCTGGCCGAGGCGTCGCTGCGCGTCTCCACCTACCCTGCCGACTATCTCGGCATGCAGGAACGCGGCCGCCTCAAGGAAGGCTGCTTCGCCGATATCCTGGTGCTGGATCGCCAGCTCAAACTCAAAGCCGTTTATGTAGAAGGAGAAAGAATTGACCTCGTTGATGCTTAA